One segment of Choristoneura fumiferana chromosome 26, NRCan_CFum_1, whole genome shotgun sequence DNA contains the following:
- the LOC141442950 gene encoding uncharacterized protein produces the protein METEAFNTELFIDEIEKRPAIWDMTSSNYSDRNLKRRAWEELVLIFCEGDDSEEKKKLLSSSLQKKWKSLRDNYMREVKKMKTVKSGSGASKTSSYIHFNRLQFLQPSIADKHTENSFNTENESASSEVAEVEGSSAFKSPKSTPRKNKK, from the exons ATGGAAACCGAAGCTTTTAACACAGAATTATTTATAGACGAAATAGAGAAACGTCCTGCGATATGGGACATGACAAGTAGCAATTATTCTGATAGGAATTTAAAGAGACGGGCTTGGGAAGAACTCGTCCTCATATTCTGTGAAGGAGATGAcagtgaagaaaagaagaaattattat CGTCATCTCTGCAAAAGAAATGGAAGAGTTTACGAGATAATTATATGAGAGAGGTCAAGAAAATGAAGACTGTTAAATCTGGATCAGGAGCTTCCAAAACCTCATCATATATTCATTTTAATAGACTACAATTTCTACAGCCATCTATAGCCGACAAACATACAGAAAATAGTTTCAATACAGAAAATGAATCAGCTTCGTCAGAAGTTGCTGAAGTAGAAGGAAGTTCTGCCTTTAAGAGTCCTAAATCTACTccaagaaaaaacaaaaaataa